Part of the Vicia villosa cultivar HV-30 ecotype Madison, WI unplaced genomic scaffold, Vvil1.0 ctg.002353F_1_1, whole genome shotgun sequence genome, CCACgcccatcttcatcaacaatactaagcacatcTAACACGGAGGACCACATCTGATACAAACGAATCAAGGTAGTATAATGTGAACCCCATCTAGTATCTCCGGGTCTAGCGAGACTAGATGATTGGTGCAAGCCCTTTCCTTGAGATATCTCACCACTCTCAAGTTTATTCAAAATATCTTGGTGTTGTGCCTCCTTCAAAGCATCCTTTCTCTTGCAAGATGCACTTGTTGTGGTTACAATCAAGGAGATGTACTCAAAGAAATCATGAATAGATGAGAAACTACTAGTAACGGACACAACCACCAATTGCAAACGGTGAGCATAACAATGGACATAGAAAGCATAAGGGTTTTCATCTAGAATATTTCTTTGTAAACCATTAAACTCACCTCTCATATTTGAAGCCCCATCATATCCTTGCCCTCGTATCCTTGAAATAGATAACGTATGACGATCGAGAATACCATAAAGAGCATCCTTTAGTGCCTCAGATGTAGTATATTTGACATGATGTAGAGCAATAAATTGTTCCACAACTTTCCCTTTGTCGTTCAAGAACCTAGAAaaataagtaataatttaaatGTATTCGTCTATGTTTGAATGTAATTTACAAGTTTAAGTTAATAATTGTAGTAGTTTAAATAACAAACTCATTGTACTAACCTCAACATCACCGCCATTTGTTCTTTGACATATATATCACGTGACTCATCAATAAGCACAGAGAATTGTCTATCACcaagctcttccataatcaccttggTAACTTCATGTGCACAACACGTTGCAAGCTCCTTTTGAATGTCACTGGAAGTCATAGTGCAATTTTTTGGACCACGATCAAAAGCATCTCTTACTTTTTCATCATTAGATTTTACCCAATCCACCATCTCTCTAAAATTTCCCTTGTTTAGAGAAGTAGAGCTTTCATCATGGCCACGAAAAGCAATGCCTTGTGCTAAGAGATATCTAGTACAATCTAAAGAATAAGTTAAACGGATCTTATACAATTCTTCTGATTCCCTAGTTGCTCTAGCAAAGATACTTGTCACACTTTGTAtttgattattataatcatcATAGTGCTTCACACATGAGTTGTGCTTACTATCATGACTACCAATATGATCTTTAAAGCCTTTAGATGCATGCTTCCAATCTTTAAATCCGTCTTTGTTGAAGACTTCATAACCAAAGTGTTCAGCCCTCCCGGGCGGCTTAAAGAGAAAGCAATAGAAACAATAAGTTGCATCCTTCGACTCACTGTATTCAATCCATGTATAATTCTTATACCATGCTTTACAAAATGCTCTTGAATATTTCCCAAATTCAGTACGAGGAAATCTTGCTAAATCAGGTTGCGTTGGACCCTTCAATATATACGCCCTCCTCACTTGGTCTTGAATATCCGGAGCATACTCATGAATTTGTTTCCTACATCCTGGAtcacgcacaatctcatttggattAAACTCGTTGGCCACATTAGGGGGTGTTTCTTCTACTTCGACTTCTGGTTGCTTAACATTCACTTTCTCAATACTTGTTCTAGGAACCAAAAACTTCCTCATCTCTGAAATTTAATGATTTAGTGaaactaatttttaattaaacaatttataACACGCAAATTGACAAGACCAAATAATTAGACAGTGGCAAGAGAATTCAATAACCAAAATCAACATAAAGATATAGTAGCAACATGTAAATTGAATTGAAGTGCTATTGTTACatataatataatactaataTCTAATAAAATAAGTAGACAAATTAAGAGAAAGAGAAGCATATTACCTTGCTGCTAGCTGGAACGTAAAGGAGATAGGAATAGCCGAATAGGAACAGTTGAACAGACAGCAGCATGTGCGGTTCAAAGATTAAAAAAAGGGTTTTTGCTGtacttttagttttgttttttatttatttctgttttaagtcataaatatttaattaggtTAGGGCCTTTCTGGACCATTGGGTAttcatctattttaatttttacacccttacttttactaattttgcccctagtTTCGTTTAAAAATCGGCTATTAAATTTAGgggaatacaaagaaaataggggttgagcccgggcacATGCCCGGGCTTGCTAGGCTATATAACCGCCCCTGGGTACCCACGGTAATTCTTAGGTACCTACGATATCCTGGAGTTTAGATGTGTACCGGTACCCTCAATCAAACAAATGCTTGAGTTTAAATGTGTACCGGTACCCTCAATCAATCAAATGCGATAATTTCATACCACGtcatttatctattttattttattttaaaataaattagcatGGTTTACTCTAAAGGTATCCGTATCCAACTTGATTTCATGgctaaaaaaaaatttgtttctctCTTATAAAAACATTTGACTTTTAATTAAAGCAACAATAAAATAGCTTCTATGAGCATGCGCACTGACGAAACAACACTCTTGCTTGACCAGTGCGCATGCCTCTACGCACGAGACGGATTAGCAAGTGGTGGGTCGAAACCGGTgcgaatagaaaaaaaaaaaaaaagactaattaaaattattagaaGCATTAAAGCGAAATTAGAAAAGATCACTACTCTCAGAATGCATGATGCCAACAGCCAACACAAAATGTTAATAATCTTTGAGAAGATAAACTAAATGAAGTCTTTGCCAGTTTGAAGTAATTACTATCATTGAATGACACACCCATAACGTGATTCTTGTTTGCTGAGTTTTTCTTTTGCATTTGCTTCTTGCTTGCGGATTTTTTCTTGGGCCTGCTCAAGATGATTCATGAGttctttaattttatcatttgatCTCATTTCCGCTTCGAGTCTTGTCGCTCTTTCTTGCTCAAGACGTGCATGTTTTTTGAGTTTCTTAATTTCATCTTTTGATCTCATTTCTGCTTCTCGTCTTGCCGCTTTTTCCTGCTCAAGACGTGCTTGCTCAAGATGTTTCCTGAGTTTCTCAATTTCATCTTTTGATCTCATTTCTGCTTCTTGTCTTGCTGCTTTTTCTCGTTCCAATTGCTGCTCCAACCTTGTAATTGCTTCCTTCAACTTCGACTCTATCTACAAGATCATATAAAACTGACTTATAAGATAAGAAAGTGATGCCTCCCACACTCTTTCAAACCATGT contains:
- the LOC131638619 gene encoding uncharacterized protein LOC131638619, translating into MRKFLVPRTSIEKVNVKQPEVEVEETPPNVANEFNPNEIVRDPGCRKQIHEYAPDIQDQVRRAYILKGPTQPDLARFPRTEFGKYSRAFCKAWYKNYTWIEYSESKDATYCFYCFLFKPPGRAEHFGYEVFNKDGFKDWKHASKGFKDHIGSHDSKHNSCVKHYDDYNNQIQSVTSIFARATRESEELYKIRLTYSLDCTRYLLAQGIAFRGHDESSTSLNKGNFREMVDWVKSNDEKVRDAFDRGPKNCTMTSSDIQKELATCCAHEVTKVIMEELGDRQFSVLIDESRDIYVKEQMAVMLRFLNDKGKVVEQFIALHHVKYTTSEALKDALYGILDRHTLSISRIRGQGYDGASNMRGEFNGLQRNILDENPYAFYVHCYAHRLQLVVVSVTSSFSSIHDFFEYISLIVTTTSASCKRKDALKEAQHQDILNKLESGEISQGKGLHQSSSLARPGDTRWGSHYTTLIRLYQMWSSVLDVLSIVDEDGRGPSQVAGLIEKMESLKFAFILKLMLKLFGITNETSKILQTKDLNIVLAMELVDDVKARLAILRESGWNDLFSDVQEFCFAQSIPVPNMDEEIPVRGRSRKEGRTVTNLHHYRAEIFYVAIDKICVEMDHRFCEGSNVVLDCFSCLDPKNSFSKFDVDKLARLANIYHADFSDDDRGTIREHLETYVHQVKRHASFTSCEDVQSLAMKMVQTEKYLVFPLVYKLIELALILPVSTASVERAFSAMKIIKSNLRNKINDIWFNDLMICYTEREIFKSLKDVDIIRTFTANKSRRGHLPVNFI